The following proteins come from a genomic window of Corallococcus sp. NCRR:
- a CDS encoding efflux RND transporter periplasmic adaptor subunit codes for MRLVRGGWGAWGLVLALTAGGCSGGKDPGQAAPGGGPQAGQQSQGGGKPTPVQVLAVKPGPVRDTSEYVGTLISRSSITVVPQVAGYIQKIPVRPGQKVKAGQVLLVVDPRQEQASLRATQAQKASAVANREFARKTRERSAQLLKEGLVSRQDYEQAVAQAAQSEAQAQAAEAQIQNQQVQLGFFNVSAPFDGVVGDIPVKLGDYVTPQTALTIVDQSRALELSVQVPVDQAARVKVGETPLEVLNEDGEPIVRAPAFFVAPTPNPNTQLVEVKAAFDNTVGLRAGQLVRAQLVYDVRDALKMPTTAVTRQGSQSFAMVVGEGDAGTVVKRQPVTLGLVEGNDYEVLKGLDAGTQVIISGVQQLRDGMPIQPKPAPQAKGQTEGMPLPPAQGMGGGADAGR; via the coding sequence ATGCGATTGGTGAGGGGCGGTTGGGGCGCGTGGGGACTCGTGCTCGCGCTGACGGCGGGCGGGTGCAGTGGCGGCAAGGACCCCGGCCAGGCCGCGCCCGGAGGCGGCCCCCAGGCGGGCCAGCAGAGCCAGGGCGGCGGCAAGCCCACGCCCGTGCAGGTGCTGGCGGTGAAGCCCGGCCCGGTGCGCGACACGAGCGAGTACGTGGGCACGCTCATCTCCCGCAGCAGCATCACCGTCGTCCCGCAGGTCGCCGGCTACATCCAGAAGATCCCCGTCCGCCCCGGCCAGAAGGTGAAGGCCGGACAGGTGCTGCTCGTCGTGGATCCGCGCCAGGAGCAGGCCTCCCTGCGCGCCACCCAGGCCCAGAAGGCCTCCGCCGTCGCCAACCGCGAGTTCGCGCGCAAGACGCGTGAGCGCAGCGCGCAGCTCCTCAAGGAAGGGCTCGTCAGCCGCCAGGACTACGAACAGGCCGTGGCCCAGGCGGCGCAATCCGAGGCCCAGGCCCAGGCGGCCGAAGCGCAAATCCAGAACCAGCAGGTGCAGCTGGGCTTCTTCAACGTGAGCGCCCCCTTCGACGGCGTCGTGGGCGACATCCCGGTGAAGCTGGGCGACTACGTGACGCCGCAGACGGCGCTCACCATCGTGGACCAGAGCCGCGCCCTGGAGCTGTCCGTGCAGGTGCCGGTGGACCAGGCCGCGCGGGTGAAGGTGGGTGAGACGCCGCTGGAGGTCCTCAACGAGGACGGAGAGCCCATCGTCCGCGCCCCCGCCTTCTTCGTGGCCCCCACGCCCAACCCGAACACGCAGCTCGTGGAGGTGAAGGCCGCCTTCGACAACACCGTGGGCCTGCGGGCCGGCCAGCTGGTGCGCGCGCAGCTCGTCTACGACGTGCGAGACGCCTTGAAGATGCCCACCACCGCGGTGACGCGGCAGGGCAGCCAGTCCTTCGCCATGGTGGTGGGCGAAGGCGACGCCGGCACCGTGGTGAAGCGCCAGCCCGTGACGCTGGGCCTGGTGGAGGGCAACGACTACGAGGTGCTCAAGGGCCTGGACGCGGGCACCCAGGTCATCATCAGCGGGGTGCAGCAGCTGCGGGACGGCATGCCCATCCAGCCGAAGCCCGCGCCACAGGCGAAGGGCCAGACCGAAGGCATGCCCCTCCCCCCTGCCCAGGGCATGGGCGGCGGCGCGGACGCGGGTCGGTAG
- a CDS encoding ABC transporter ATP-binding protein, which yields MATVSLQDVRKVYRGGVAAVKGVTLDIADGEFVSLVGPSGCGKSTTLNLIAGLEELSGGELRIDGQLVNDLSPRERDIAMVFQSYALYPHLDVAGNLAFPLKVAGMDAKDVDARVREVSGVLGLEALLSRRPKELSGGQRQRVALGRALVRRPKVFLFDEPLSNLDAALRTQMRGEIKKLHEQLKATFIYVTHDQAEAMTLSDRVVVMSQGEVQQVAPPRELYDAPVNLFVAGFFGSPRINLVKPQTLGLSDGDAVLGLRPEHLQVGQGARPDDAREGRVYLVEPMGAEVWVTVETGGERMVARAPGDFHAASGDPVWLRHDARYLRRFDARTGRAV from the coding sequence TTGGCGACGGTGTCCCTGCAGGACGTGCGCAAGGTGTACCGGGGTGGGGTGGCGGCGGTGAAGGGCGTGACGCTGGACATCGCGGACGGCGAGTTCGTGTCGCTGGTGGGCCCGTCCGGCTGCGGCAAGTCCACGACGTTGAACCTCATCGCCGGGCTGGAGGAGCTGTCCGGCGGCGAGCTGAGAATCGACGGGCAGTTGGTGAACGACCTGTCGCCGCGCGAGCGTGACATCGCGATGGTGTTCCAGAGCTACGCGCTCTACCCGCACCTGGACGTGGCGGGGAACCTGGCGTTCCCGCTGAAGGTGGCGGGCATGGACGCGAAGGACGTCGACGCGCGCGTGCGCGAGGTGTCCGGCGTGCTGGGGCTGGAGGCGCTCCTGTCGCGCCGGCCGAAGGAGCTGTCGGGCGGACAGCGGCAGCGCGTGGCGCTGGGACGCGCGCTGGTGCGCAGGCCCAAGGTGTTCCTCTTCGACGAGCCCCTGTCCAACCTGGACGCGGCGCTGCGCACGCAGATGCGCGGTGAAATCAAGAAGCTGCACGAACAGCTGAAGGCCACGTTCATCTACGTCACGCACGACCAGGCGGAGGCGATGACGCTGTCGGACCGCGTGGTGGTGATGAGCCAGGGCGAGGTGCAGCAGGTGGCCCCGCCGCGCGAGCTGTACGACGCACCGGTGAACCTCTTCGTGGCGGGCTTCTTCGGCTCGCCGCGCATCAACCTGGTGAAGCCCCAGACGCTGGGTCTGTCCGACGGGGACGCGGTGCTGGGCCTGAGGCCGGAGCACCTCCAGGTGGGGCAGGGCGCCCGGCCGGACGACGCGCGCGAGGGCCGCGTGTACCTGGTGGAGCCCATGGGCGCGGAGGTCTGGGTGACGGTGGAGACGGGCGGCGAGCGCATGGTGGCGCGGGCGCCCGGGGACTTCCACGCCGCGAGCGGAGACCCGGTGTGGCTGCGCCACGACGCGCGTTACCTGCGCCGGTTCGACGCGAGGACGGGGCGCGCGGTGTGA
- a CDS encoding HEAT repeat domain-containing protein, which yields MRSSRPVLVALAVVVLAAGLFFFLRPSSAPTPAVSPPVAQAPAAPVNAGSMAAPVPVKTVEAPPAKPNHFVGSQVCADCHEEQHTGWKHDWHARALSPAAKPYVVGAFTAGTHFKGESSEAWMRRDGSQYLMRTKGADGNLGEWPVQWVVGGKRMQDPITLLPDGRWQVMPVYFHVTGKSEWVDYSEKKQGALSPDHPFFWTNFRRSAQHACLDCHVTGLDARYDRASHQWETKFADAGVACESCHGPGGLHAESQLPADIIQPAKLSKEEGFSVCAQCHGPRRTLFPMLDAKHHFQPGQRYDASYQPMVLLVGNDRSGDFFADGRPSTSSFEYQALIQSQCHMKGGATCLTCHTAPHDANAPNEVRKQKPVAARTSVNASTCQGCHQEVVAQGEQHTHHKAAAAQDCLACHMPPVVSGVLDHFADHALDVPAPQNTARHDIPNACNSCHAKQTPDAMQASLVKWWPKAEARQARRLRLADAFDEKTAAQSRGALEAVLADTSEAGTLRGAAAKFLARRFKHDAVPALRAALKGTTDPTLRSDIIDGLGAANAREATEDLASLLKDGSLWVRQGAALTLAAFGDPRAMPALQALATEPETRGLVQPHVMLGQLAMRRRDVITATREFEQALDLQPYNADVLVRLADLYVVQGNPARGRERLEEALRFDPQNRFARQRLGMLPAQ from the coding sequence ATGCGCTCCTCTCGCCCTGTCCTTGTCGCCCTCGCGGTGGTGGTCCTCGCGGCGGGTCTGTTCTTCTTCCTGCGCCCGTCGTCCGCGCCCACGCCCGCCGTGTCTCCGCCGGTGGCCCAGGCTCCGGCGGCCCCCGTGAACGCGGGCAGCATGGCCGCGCCCGTGCCGGTGAAGACGGTGGAGGCGCCGCCCGCGAAGCCGAATCATTTCGTGGGCTCGCAGGTGTGCGCGGACTGCCACGAGGAGCAGCACACGGGCTGGAAGCACGACTGGCACGCGCGGGCGCTGTCGCCGGCGGCGAAGCCGTACGTGGTGGGTGCGTTCACGGCGGGCACGCACTTCAAGGGCGAGTCCAGCGAGGCGTGGATGCGGCGCGACGGGAGCCAGTACCTGATGCGCACCAAGGGCGCGGACGGGAACCTGGGCGAGTGGCCGGTGCAGTGGGTGGTGGGCGGCAAGCGGATGCAGGACCCCATCACGCTGTTGCCGGATGGCCGCTGGCAGGTGATGCCGGTGTACTTCCACGTCACGGGCAAGAGCGAGTGGGTGGACTACTCGGAGAAGAAGCAGGGGGCGCTGTCGCCGGACCACCCGTTCTTCTGGACGAACTTCCGCCGCAGCGCGCAGCACGCGTGCCTGGACTGCCACGTGACGGGGCTGGACGCGCGCTATGACCGGGCGAGCCACCAGTGGGAGACGAAGTTCGCGGACGCGGGCGTCGCGTGCGAGTCCTGCCATGGGCCCGGCGGGCTGCACGCGGAGTCGCAGCTGCCAGCGGACATCATCCAGCCGGCGAAGCTGTCGAAGGAGGAGGGCTTCTCCGTGTGCGCGCAGTGCCACGGGCCGCGCCGCACGCTGTTCCCCATGCTGGACGCGAAGCACCATTTCCAGCCTGGCCAGCGCTACGACGCGAGCTATCAGCCCATGGTGCTCCTGGTGGGCAACGACCGCTCCGGGGACTTCTTCGCGGACGGCCGTCCCAGCACCTCCAGCTTCGAGTACCAGGCGCTCATCCAGTCCCAGTGTCACATGAAGGGCGGGGCCACGTGCCTGACGTGCCACACGGCGCCGCACGACGCGAACGCGCCCAACGAGGTGCGCAAGCAGAAGCCGGTGGCGGCGCGCACGTCGGTGAACGCGTCCACGTGCCAGGGCTGTCATCAGGAGGTGGTGGCGCAGGGCGAGCAGCACACGCACCACAAGGCCGCGGCGGCGCAGGACTGCCTGGCGTGTCACATGCCGCCGGTGGTGTCGGGCGTGCTGGACCACTTCGCGGACCACGCGCTGGACGTGCCGGCGCCCCAGAACACGGCGCGCCACGACATCCCCAACGCGTGCAACAGCTGTCACGCGAAGCAGACGCCGGACGCGATGCAGGCGTCGCTGGTGAAGTGGTGGCCGAAGGCGGAGGCGCGGCAGGCGCGGCGGCTGCGGCTGGCGGACGCGTTCGACGAGAAGACGGCGGCGCAGAGCCGCGGGGCGCTGGAGGCGGTGCTGGCGGACACGTCGGAGGCGGGCACGCTCAGGGGCGCGGCGGCGAAGTTCCTGGCGCGCCGGTTCAAGCACGACGCGGTGCCGGCGCTGCGGGCGGCGCTGAAGGGGACGACGGACCCCACGTTGCGCTCGGACATCATCGACGGGTTGGGCGCGGCGAACGCGCGCGAGGCGACGGAGGACCTGGCGTCGCTGCTCAAGGACGGCTCGCTGTGGGTGCGGCAGGGCGCGGCGCTGACGCTGGCTGCGTTCGGGGATCCGCGCGCGATGCCCGCGTTGCAGGCGCTGGCGACGGAGCCGGAGACGCGCGGGCTGGTGCAGCCGCACGTGATGCTGGGGCAACTGGCCATGCGCCGCAGGGACGTGATTACGGCGACGCGCGAGTTCGAACAGGCGCTGGACCTGCAGCCCTACAACGCGGACGTGCTGGTGCGGCTGGCGGACCTCTACGTGGTGCAGGGCAACCCGGCCAGGGGCCGCGAGCGGCTGGAGGAAGCGCTCCGGTTCGATCCGCAGAACAGGTTCGCCAGGCAGCGGCTGGGCATGTTGCCGGCGCAGTGA
- a CDS encoding alpha/beta fold hydrolase encodes MPMRSVNGTRLYYEDTGGSGDVVLFSHGLLWSTRLFDPQVEALRGRFRCISYDHRGQGQSDVPPEKVIDMETVYADAVALIESLGVAPVHFVGLSMGGFVGLRLAARRPDLVRSLVLLETSTDPEPTANVPRYTALNLVARYVGLGPVTAPVMRIMFGTSFLTDPGRAEERALWRTRLKNNRRDIYRAVNGVIQRKGIPEELPRIRTPTLVIVGEEDRATVPAKAERIHSLIPGSKLVRLSRGGHSSTVEEPALVNAELAPFLTQHASNQAAHAG; translated from the coding sequence ATGCCCATGCGGTCCGTGAATGGAACCCGGCTGTACTACGAGGACACCGGCGGCTCCGGAGACGTGGTCCTCTTCAGCCACGGGCTCCTCTGGAGCACCCGGCTGTTCGACCCGCAGGTGGAGGCCCTGCGAGGCCGCTTCCGCTGCATCTCGTACGACCACCGGGGTCAGGGCCAGAGCGACGTGCCCCCGGAGAAGGTCATCGACATGGAGACGGTGTACGCGGACGCGGTGGCGCTCATCGAGTCACTGGGCGTGGCCCCCGTCCACTTCGTGGGCCTGTCCATGGGCGGCTTCGTGGGCCTGCGGCTCGCGGCGCGCCGGCCGGACCTGGTGCGCTCGCTGGTGCTCCTGGAGACGTCCACCGACCCCGAGCCCACCGCCAACGTGCCGCGTTACACCGCGCTCAACCTCGTCGCGCGCTACGTGGGCCTGGGCCCCGTCACCGCGCCGGTGATGCGCATCATGTTCGGCACGTCGTTCCTCACCGACCCCGGCCGGGCGGAGGAGCGGGCGTTGTGGCGCACGCGCCTCAAGAACAACCGCCGTGACATCTACCGCGCCGTCAACGGCGTCATCCAGCGCAAGGGCATCCCGGAGGAGCTGCCGCGCATCCGCACGCCCACGCTCGTCATCGTGGGGGAGGAGGACCGCGCGACGGTGCCCGCGAAGGCGGAGCGCATCCACTCGCTCATCCCGGGCTCGAAGCTGGTGCGCCTGTCGCGCGGAGGCCACTCCTCCACCGTGGAGGAGCCGGCGCTCGTGAACGCGGAGCTCGCCCCCTTCCTCACCCAGCACGCGTCCAACCAGGCCGCGCACGCGGGCTGA
- a CDS encoding DUF427 domain-containing protein, whose product MPVAKWNGVVLAKSDTYETVEGNVYFPPDSLVREHFKPSATHTTCPWKGEASYYSVEVDGKTNADAAWYYPEPKPAASNIQGYVAFWKGVTVER is encoded by the coding sequence ATGCCAGTCGCGAAGTGGAATGGCGTCGTGCTCGCGAAGAGCGACACCTACGAGACCGTGGAGGGCAACGTCTACTTCCCGCCCGACAGCCTGGTGCGCGAGCACTTCAAGCCCAGCGCCACGCACACCACCTGCCCCTGGAAGGGCGAGGCCAGCTACTACTCCGTGGAGGTGGACGGGAAGACGAACGCGGACGCGGCCTGGTACTACCCGGAGCCCAAGCCGGCCGCGTCCAACATCCAGGGCTACGTGGCCTTCTGGAAGGGCGTGACGGTGGAGCGCTGA
- a CDS encoding TolC family protein: MNALVFAALLVPTGIPGETPAPHGSGPLRPVLAQYTAPPQRAPPAPPPPTPSVAPPAAPAPNAPAPNAPRAPAPPQPGRASTPAAQNPDDVPEVPPPFQANVSDPLLTPAPPAPQQIQSWNEALTLLRQRSTDLQAVLGQVEVAAGTWRIALANLLPSVSGNLSVQYNILNPEIPAVGGGVGGGVGGGVSGAGGFTPTELLGIGVLSANVPVVDLASLYALGSAKESRRTAALSLAETRRQLTRGLAQALVSVSSNERLAEVNRVNLRTALERLALAQRRFELGAGTRLDVVRVEQDAQAARRNVVTGDENLRQAREALGLALGTPSAVGIKPGLELTTLFEGAKAACRTLESLENRPDIAAAKSRQVVAERAIGEVYRQYAPTLDLTSTTTALTVNPGFAEVPIWNVGASLVLPFWDGGAREGRLRQARGQLEQARADYTNRERNVVIEVTQAKRVVQVTQATRELADRERKLAEENDRLTRRSFEVGTGTSLELVDAAGALRQAELELVIRDFQFRQAQVDAFLSEAACDW; the protein is encoded by the coding sequence ATGAACGCGCTCGTGTTCGCAGCCCTGCTGGTCCCCACCGGAATCCCCGGTGAGACACCCGCGCCGCATGGCTCCGGACCCCTCCGTCCCGTCCTCGCGCAATACACCGCGCCCCCGCAGCGCGCTCCACCCGCGCCTCCGCCACCCACGCCTTCCGTGGCGCCACCCGCCGCTCCCGCGCCCAACGCTCCGGCGCCGAACGCACCCCGCGCTCCCGCTCCGCCCCAGCCCGGCCGCGCCAGCACGCCCGCGGCCCAGAACCCGGACGACGTTCCCGAAGTGCCACCGCCGTTCCAGGCGAACGTGTCGGATCCGCTGCTCACGCCCGCGCCTCCCGCGCCCCAGCAGATCCAGTCCTGGAACGAAGCGCTCACGCTCCTGCGCCAGCGCTCCACCGACCTCCAGGCCGTCCTGGGCCAGGTGGAGGTCGCCGCGGGCACGTGGCGCATCGCGCTCGCCAACCTGCTGCCGTCCGTCTCCGGCAACCTGTCCGTCCAGTACAACATCCTCAACCCGGAGATCCCCGCCGTCGGTGGTGGCGTCGGCGGCGGCGTGGGCGGTGGCGTGAGCGGCGCCGGGGGCTTCACGCCCACGGAGCTGCTGGGCATCGGCGTGCTCAGCGCCAACGTTCCCGTCGTGGACCTGGCCAGCCTCTACGCCCTGGGCAGCGCCAAGGAGTCGCGGCGCACCGCCGCCCTGTCGCTCGCGGAGACGCGCCGGCAGCTCACCCGGGGCCTCGCGCAGGCGCTCGTCTCCGTGTCCTCCAACGAGCGCCTGGCGGAGGTCAACCGCGTCAACCTGCGCACCGCGCTGGAGCGACTGGCCCTCGCGCAGCGCCGCTTCGAACTGGGCGCCGGCACCCGCCTGGACGTCGTCCGCGTGGAGCAGGACGCCCAGGCCGCCCGCCGCAACGTCGTCACCGGTGACGAGAACCTGCGCCAGGCGCGCGAGGCGCTGGGCCTCGCCCTGGGCACCCCGTCCGCCGTGGGCATCAAGCCGGGCCTGGAGCTGACGACGCTGTTCGAGGGCGCGAAGGCCGCCTGCCGCACGCTGGAGTCGCTGGAGAACCGCCCGGACATCGCCGCCGCGAAGTCGCGCCAGGTGGTGGCCGAGCGCGCCATCGGCGAGGTGTACCGCCAGTACGCGCCCACCCTGGACCTCACCAGCACCACCACCGCGCTCACCGTCAACCCGGGCTTCGCGGAGGTGCCCATCTGGAACGTCGGCGCCAGCCTGGTGCTGCCCTTCTGGGACGGCGGCGCGCGCGAGGGCCGCCTGCGCCAGGCCCGCGGCCAGTTGGAGCAGGCCCGCGCGGATTACACCAACCGGGAGCGCAACGTCGTCATCGAAGTGACTCAGGCGAAGCGCGTCGTGCAGGTGACCCAGGCGACGCGCGAACTGGCGGACCGCGAGCGGAAACTCGCGGAAGAGAACGACCGGCTCACCCGCCGCAGCTTCGAGGTGGGCACCGGAACGAGCCTCGAGTTGGTGGACGCGGCCGGGGCCCTGCGGCAGGCGGAACTGGAGCTCGTCATCCGCGACTTCCAGTTCCGCCAGGCCCAGGTGGATGCATTCCTGTCGGAGGCGGCATGCGATTGGTGA
- a CDS encoding DUF2171 domain-containing protein: MSARSDAMIHAGEVREGMSVRTADGQQLGRVAGVGDTHFELEQGLVPIPRRDYLVEYSDVEAVSGDEVLLKPADHSQLTLEEDDDGGALPPRHSEGLEAEPTNDPVGPMRH; encoded by the coding sequence ATGAGCGCGAGGAGCGACGCGATGATTCACGCGGGAGAGGTTCGCGAGGGCATGTCGGTGCGCACCGCCGACGGACAGCAACTGGGCCGGGTGGCTGGCGTGGGCGACACGCACTTCGAACTGGAGCAGGGGCTGGTGCCCATTCCCCGGCGCGACTACCTGGTCGAATACAGCGACGTGGAGGCCGTGAGCGGAGATGAAGTCCTGCTCAAGCCCGCGGACCACTCGCAGCTCACGCTGGAGGAGGACGACGACGGCGGGGCCCTGCCGCCGCGCCACAGCGAGGGCCTGGAAGCGGAGCCCACGAACGACCCCGTGGGTCCCATGCGGCACTAG
- a CDS encoding Kelch repeat-containing protein translates to MLWLGVVFACGPAPRADAGGVEAPVPGVLSTPRRLLPYIALDDGRVLAAGGHDGNRTLGSSEVFEPGTGRWRSTGALRTARRNHAAVRLLDGRVLVVGGSNGVTVGALASAELYAPDTGAWTQAASMSEARNDPAVVVLPDGRVLVAGGTDVDLRPVRSAELFDPVTGTWSAAEAPAYARGGAGTAVVLRTGKVLFASGLQSELYDPVTGHWEKAGTVGGAAGTHRLGHTVTLLPDGRVLVVGGTTTQAARTAEVYVPERNDWELVEAPAVPREHHAALLTAEGAVLVVGGEHSSTGTLDSAERFDPVKGLWTQAPTLHEPRGEAGALWLRRGTVLVVGGVNELGTLATSEEYVPAPAMAQVTPGE, encoded by the coding sequence ATGCTGTGGTTGGGAGTGGTGTTCGCGTGCGGCCCCGCGCCGCGAGCGGATGCGGGGGGCGTGGAGGCGCCGGTGCCGGGCGTGTTGTCCACGCCGAGGCGGCTGTTGCCGTACATCGCGTTGGACGACGGGCGGGTGCTGGCGGCCGGAGGGCATGACGGCAACCGCACGTTGGGCAGCAGCGAGGTCTTCGAGCCGGGCACGGGGCGTTGGAGGTCCACGGGGGCGCTGCGCACGGCGAGGCGCAACCACGCGGCGGTGCGGCTTCTGGATGGCCGCGTGCTGGTGGTGGGCGGCTCCAACGGCGTGACGGTGGGCGCGCTGGCGAGCGCGGAGCTGTACGCGCCGGACACGGGAGCGTGGACGCAGGCGGCGTCCATGAGCGAGGCGCGCAATGATCCGGCGGTGGTGGTGTTGCCGGACGGGCGCGTGCTGGTGGCGGGGGGCACGGACGTGGACCTGCGGCCGGTGCGTTCAGCGGAGTTGTTCGACCCGGTGACGGGGACGTGGAGCGCGGCGGAGGCGCCCGCGTACGCGCGGGGCGGCGCGGGGACGGCGGTGGTGCTGCGCACAGGCAAGGTGCTCTTCGCGAGCGGCCTGCAATCGGAACTCTACGACCCGGTGACCGGCCACTGGGAGAAGGCGGGAACGGTGGGCGGCGCGGCGGGGACGCACCGGCTGGGGCACACCGTGACGCTGCTCCCGGACGGGCGCGTGTTGGTGGTGGGCGGCACCACGACGCAGGCCGCGCGGACGGCGGAGGTGTACGTGCCGGAGCGAAACGACTGGGAGTTGGTGGAAGCGCCAGCGGTGCCGAGAGAGCACCACGCCGCGCTGCTGACGGCGGAGGGCGCGGTGCTGGTGGTGGGCGGCGAGCACTCCTCCACAGGCACGCTGGACTCCGCGGAGCGCTTCGACCCGGTGAAGGGCCTCTGGACGCAGGCGCCCACGCTGCATGAGCCGCGAGGCGAAGCCGGAGCGCTGTGGCTGCGCCGGGGCACGGTGCTGGTGGTGGGCGGAGTGAACGAACTGGGCACCCTGGCCACGAGCGAGGAATACGTCCCCGCCCCCGCCATGGCCCAGGTCACGCCTGGCGAGTAG
- a CDS encoding oxygenase MpaB family protein, whose product MPFTFRGQNLTAILGDPLNAANSLYGIMSAAEPEFMEELRQHWKKHIRETPGVNGTAWRPALKAFSAIEGYWGNTYSDHRIAKVLYGPAHSVATQAVTGVGSSAQFLRDFEAARDEAFYVFFQGASVNQLAGVSFRATYYHKDVSSLFEQRPHSKLKTIVSRRVIETAQIMLRILYGNMNMGWGSLYSTRTLSTTLLLAQMHNSALGHYRSLNTGRQHCYNQSGVAFTLLTFAYVVAQAWVDKGYEYNEQRWYFFWKLLGSLLGVDTRLIADDHAEAATLWDLFFSQGECFGGMPAPYPTTLDANRIDDNLWNGYDVQPEANLLQWVPAFIVTQLRNSLRWGKYLTGR is encoded by the coding sequence ATGCCCTTCACCTTCCGTGGCCAGAACCTGACCGCCATCCTGGGCGACCCGCTCAACGCGGCCAACAGCCTGTACGGCATCATGAGCGCCGCGGAGCCGGAGTTCATGGAGGAGCTGCGGCAGCACTGGAAGAAGCACATCCGCGAGACGCCCGGCGTGAACGGCACCGCGTGGCGGCCCGCGCTGAAGGCCTTCTCCGCCATCGAGGGCTACTGGGGCAACACGTACAGCGACCACCGCATCGCGAAGGTGCTCTACGGGCCGGCGCACTCGGTGGCCACGCAGGCGGTGACGGGCGTGGGCTCTTCCGCGCAGTTCCTGCGGGACTTCGAGGCCGCGCGCGACGAGGCTTTCTACGTCTTCTTCCAGGGCGCGTCCGTGAACCAGCTGGCGGGCGTGTCCTTCCGGGCCACGTACTACCACAAGGACGTGTCGTCGCTGTTCGAGCAGCGCCCGCACAGCAAGCTCAAGACCATCGTGTCCCGCCGGGTCATCGAGACGGCGCAGATCATGCTGCGCATCCTCTACGGCAACATGAACATGGGCTGGGGCAGCCTCTACAGCACGCGCACCCTGTCCACCACGCTGCTGCTGGCGCAGATGCACAACTCCGCGCTCGGCCACTACCGGTCCCTCAACACGGGGCGGCAGCATTGCTACAACCAGAGCGGGGTCGCGTTCACGCTGCTGACGTTCGCGTACGTCGTCGCGCAGGCGTGGGTGGACAAGGGCTACGAGTACAACGAGCAGCGCTGGTACTTCTTCTGGAAGCTGCTGGGCTCGCTGCTGGGCGTGGACACGCGCCTCATCGCGGACGACCACGCGGAGGCCGCCACGCTGTGGGACCTCTTCTTCTCGCAAGGGGAGTGCTTCGGCGGCATGCCCGCGCCCTACCCCACGACGCTGGACGCCAACCGCATCGACGACAACCTGTGGAACGGCTACGACGTGCAGCCGGAGGCGAACCTGCTCCAGTGGGTGCCCGCCTTCATCGTCACGCAGCTGCGCAACAGCCTGCGCTGGGGCAAGTACCTCACCGGCCGCTGA